In Amycolatopsis coloradensis, one genomic interval encodes:
- a CDS encoding YdcF family protein codes for MPERSTTLPDDLRADVQTLWDYHDMHHELRPADVGIGLGSHDLGVATYAAELFHAGMFPLIVFTGANAPTTVERFPRGEAVHYRGHALELGVPDDAILVEPEARNTGDNITLTRKLLESRGIEVGSVVLISRPYQQRRAYATCKKLWPEVDVICASRPLPLDEYIESIGDVDRVINMLVGDTQRITVYAERGFAIAQEIPAEVKDSYDQLVKHGFTQRLL; via the coding sequence ATGCCCGAGCGTTCGACCACCCTGCCGGACGACCTCCGCGCCGACGTCCAGACGCTCTGGGACTACCACGACATGCACCACGAACTCCGGCCCGCCGACGTCGGGATCGGACTCGGCAGCCACGACCTCGGCGTCGCCACCTACGCCGCGGAACTGTTCCACGCCGGGATGTTCCCGCTCATCGTCTTCACCGGGGCCAACGCGCCGACGACCGTCGAACGCTTCCCGCGCGGTGAGGCAGTGCACTATCGCGGACATGCGCTTGAGCTGGGCGTACCCGATGACGCGATCTTGGTAGAGCCCGAGGCGCGGAACACTGGAGACAACATCACGCTCACTCGAAAGCTGCTGGAGTCACGCGGCATCGAGGTCGGGTCGGTCGTTCTCATCTCTCGGCCGTACCAGCAGCGACGCGCGTATGCGACCTGCAAGAAGCTCTGGCCCGAGGTCGACGTCATCTGCGCTTCGCGGCCGCTCCCGCTGGACGAGTACATCGAGAGCATCGGCGACGTGGACCGCGTCATCAACATGCTGGTCGGCGACACCCAGCGCATCACCGTCTACGCCGAACGCGGCTTCGCGATTGCCCAAGAAATTCCCGCAGAAGTCAAAGACTCGTACGACCAGTTGGTGAAACATGGCTTCACGCAGCGTTTACTTTGA
- a CDS encoding GntR family transcriptional regulator produces the protein MGTGYRELAAILRDAIQRGDYAPDTTLPKQDELANEYDVNVNTVRKAVGVLEAEGLVTPIRRRGTVVRARPPMKRLGKDRYAKSKWKYGDTVAFVADREASGRDWKPTDQTQTVAKIEADREVADALGVIVGSPVYERARLVKDAGQPTHVLTSYYRPADVEGTPIVDPTPGPAGRGGGFLVLTLQGLEPDTMTETFYARMPTPDEAEQLELPAGEPVMVLQRRTYTEDGRVVEFARGVHAASRFSWTYTFKIPD, from the coding sequence GTGGGCACTGGCTACCGAGAGCTGGCCGCGATCCTGCGAGACGCGATCCAGCGGGGCGACTACGCCCCGGACACCACGCTGCCCAAGCAAGACGAGCTGGCCAACGAGTACGACGTCAACGTCAACACCGTTCGCAAGGCCGTTGGGGTCCTCGAAGCCGAAGGACTGGTCACGCCGATCAGACGACGCGGGACAGTCGTTCGTGCACGCCCGCCCATGAAGCGCCTGGGCAAAGATCGGTACGCGAAGAGCAAGTGGAAGTACGGCGATACCGTCGCCTTCGTCGCAGACCGTGAAGCGTCCGGCCGAGACTGGAAGCCGACCGACCAGACGCAGACCGTCGCCAAGATCGAAGCTGACCGAGAGGTCGCCGACGCCCTCGGTGTCATCGTCGGATCACCGGTCTACGAGCGGGCACGACTGGTCAAGGACGCCGGCCAGCCCACCCATGTACTCACCAGCTACTACCGGCCCGCCGACGTCGAAGGCACGCCCATCGTCGACCCAACCCCCGGCCCAGCCGGACGAGGCGGCGGGTTTCTGGTCCTCACCCTGCAAGGTCTTGAGCCGGACACCATGACCGAGACCTTCTACGCGCGGATGCCGACGCCCGACGAGGCGGAACAGCTCGAACTGCCCGCAGGCGAACCCGTCATGGTCCTGCAACGCCGCACGTACACCGAGGACGGCCGCGTGGTCGAGTTCGCACGAGGCGTGCACGCCGCAAGCCGGTTCTCCTGGACCTACACTTTCAAGATCCCCGACTGA